The following are encoded together in the Coleofasciculaceae cyanobacterium genome:
- the cobU gene encoding bifunctional adenosylcobinamide kinase/adenosylcobinamide-phosphate guanylyltransferase, with amino-acid sequence MSNTQKIILITGPSSSGKSEFAETLAAKTHKSVIYIATAKTDDRDREWQARIIRHQQRRPSHWRTVTAAEDLSLYIEQAVATECLLIDSLGTWVANFLESERIEWQQISDRFLASLQNTKAKTILVAEETGWGVVPAYPLGRLFRDRLGHLSRQAGNIADTTYLVASGHVLNLSLLGEPLSKYEI; translated from the coding sequence ATGTCCAACACCCAAAAAATTATTTTAATTACAGGACCTTCGAGTTCGGGCAAAAGTGAATTTGCCGAGACTCTGGCAGCAAAGACTCATAAATCGGTTATTTACATCGCCACAGCGAAGACGGACGATCGCGATCGCGAATGGCAAGCCAGAATAATTAGACACCAGCAAAGACGACCATCACATTGGCGCACTGTAACAGCAGCCGAAGATCTGTCATTATATATCGAACAGGCTGTGGCGACCGAATGTTTATTAATTGATTCTTTAGGCACGTGGGTAGCAAATTTTCTGGAGTCGGAGCGAATTGAGTGGCAACAAATTAGCGATCGCTTTTTAGCAAGCTTGCAAAATACCAAAGCCAAAACTATTTTAGTCGCAGAAGAGACAGGATGGGGTGTTGTACCTGCCTATCCTCTGGGACGATTGTTTCGCGATCGTCTGGGACATTTATCTCGACAAGCTGGCAATATTGCCGACACAACTTATCTTGTAGCTAGTGGTCACGTACTTAATCTGAGTTTGTTGGGTGAACCTTTAAGCAAATATGAAATCTAG